The Tachysurus fulvidraco isolate hzauxx_2018 chromosome 26, HZAU_PFXX_2.0, whole genome shotgun sequence genome segment GTTTCTATTTGTCAGTcatctgaaaaacacacaaacacccacacttTCCACTAGGTTGTGGAGTgcggctgtggggatttgtgatcattcagccaCAACAGCAGTAGTAACATCAGGCAACCGGTATAAGAACCGGTTTTcctttccatcggctagagagccaaCACAGAGCCAAGTCTGACGTCATGTGTGAGGACGTGATGATCCAGCGGTTAAGGCGATGGGATCTTGATCGgaaggtcggggttcgagtccacaagctgctgagcatcaacgttgggtccttgagtccttaaactcacctgctccaggggcctATGGCTTGACACTGCGCTGTGACCCCATAACCATGGGATATGAGAAAAccggcaagtcgtggcctaatggttagagagtctgactcgtaattctaaggttgtgggttcgagtcttgggctggccacgactgaggtgcccttgagcaaggcaccgaaccccctccaactgctccccgggcgccgcagcataaatggctgcccactgctccgggtgtgtgttcactgctgtgtgtgtgcactctggatgggtcacatgcagagaacaaattctgagtatgggtcaccgtacttagccgtatgtcacatcactttcacgtttcccagcaactttagtgcagcagcagcaaacaacggcggatgttgctttactgttaatgcatGTAGCTACCACCTATAATGTgatgataattgatcatatttcggtaaagtgaaagtgtattaaacattagtatacttaaggtacattatcaaaggcatTAAGAGTAGCCCCGCCctcagctcctgacacaagcggttcttaagtctagaccagcaatgttttggtgctacttaagaaccacttttcctggttcagagccggtgctttggctgtcaaaaggaagaactggttctaaattattCTCAGGcttcgaaccagcactcaaacagTCTCGATGGAAAAGGGGCTATATGTTTTTCACACTGAGAATTACAGACAGGGTCTTCAAGGAGTGTGCTTTGCTCACAGGAGCACTATCACGATGGGCCGTGTCGGGtgttgtttcattttaaataactgtttgtggggaaaaaaactaatatcggtgtgatggtcaggtccAGATATATTTGGCCATATGTTGTATGCCAAAAACCAAAAAGAAACTCTTAATGGCTTTCTATAAAATCTCTTATGTTGTTCGTATCAGCAATGACATTATAAGCTGAAGGAGAGAGTGGTTGAAGTGCTGATTAATCAAATATAGAGGCATTTATAAAGCAGTGTTGTGCTGTGATATTGCTAGGAGTAGCAGTAGACCGAAAAAATGAACGTGGTCACAATAGGCAAAGACTGCGAAGTGCAGTCATGTCTCCTGCACTGAGAATCAGAGGTTGCTGTAGTGTGATGTAGTCCAGAGGGATGGAAGTTGAcaaatatttactattttattagACACAAgcaatggagaaaaaaacaaaaccgtAATCTGCCAACAAACATAGACCCTTAAACAGCTAgacaattaatttaaaatgaaggtggttgattattatttttttttatctgtaagGTTCCAAGCGAAAGAACGAACATGGAGAAAGCCACGATGCAAAGAGACTAAGGTCCTCTGGCCACTCCACCAGGCAGCCGGTTAAAAGGTCAGTACTGTCTAGCAGATCCATTGGGAAAAAGATGACCAGCCTGAGGGGTAGACACCATCCTGATGACTTCTATGAAGAAAGGAAGAACCATTCTGGCAGAGGAAGAGCTTCCAGGCCTGAGTTGTCTAAAGGGCACAGCAGAGACCACCAGAGGAGGATCAAACCACTGATCCCAGAGTTGAATGAGGTGTGTGGGCAATTTGGCCagatactaaaaaaaaaaaaaagaagctagtCATTTAGATCTCAACATGAGAAGATTTTCTTCACCACTCAGGGTAGTTCCTGTTATGTGTGATGTACTGACTTGTTAGCTTAATGTGCAgcagaaatgtaaacatttatttatttttttttaaacaaattttttttcacacaataaTACATATCTGTGCTTTTAGAAACTGAGGAGGACGAGTGAGGAGAGTGTGGGCCGGGTGAGTCATTCCTcgaaagaagatgaagaagaggggCGGTCGGACGAGTATGCATCGGAGCATGAGACGGGCAGTTCCGCAGGTTCCTCTGAAGGCAACCGTTCTGacggtgaggaagaggaggtgatggaggatgatgatgaggatggagagaagggcccagatgaagatgaagaggatgTTGAGGGAGAAGATGGAGAAGAGGAGGACGAAGACTACGAGCTGGAGGACGGTGACCAGCAGGAGGGGAACGAGCAGAATGACTACGACACACGCAGCGAAGCCAGTGATTCGCAGTCAGAATCCGTGTCCTTCTCAGAGGGCGAGTCAGTGCACTCTGCCTCAGGCTCTGAGGCTTCTGGTGAGCCACATCATGTGTTCTAGTCCTAGTGCTAAGCTTGATCCCAGATTCTGCCAAACATCAGGTAATGCAGTGGGAGTGACCGATTCTTCCAAAATGGAGCCATTCTGTAGGGTGTCACAATTGCAGCAACAGGTTTCTAGTTGTAAATATCTCCTAATACACAGTTCCAATGAACATCGACTTACTTTTATACCTACATATATTGCAGAACTAATTGGtaggcttaaaaaaaaagccccatGTTTTTAGTTGCCCCATGTATGGGATTAAGTGCTTCAGAATGGACTGTGCCAATACTATTCACTCTTAAGTATCCACTGGACATTAATTCATGCCTTTGTTGAGCCTTTTAAGCAGAGGACTTTGTAAGGCTGAACTCAACAGCAGAATCTCACTgtcatgttttaaatgtaaatttagtaAGCAATCACGTGTTGTCAGCAGTTTTCACAACATGCTGCTACTTGGATGTGTTCACAAAGTGCAAATTTAGAaatttaggggctttttacacctggtcacttcctgcgttttctgtgaacAGATAGCTATCCAGTCgtaaaaacaccaggtctaaatgccctccgtaACGTtttcgagacagatataaatccgatcgctcaaaccccttcaggaggtgatctgggacgcgtttcagatgaaactggacaggtgtaaatgaatgtggttgttcaagccacatacgtcagcgctatactcctcccaaacggaagtacgtcactcgcaggtgatctttcacccaggtgtctcgtcgggtcttaaaacgcactgctgcctccagcaaaaatgcagcaaacagtaaatgctgtttttttttttttgttttttttttgtagcataaccgtcataACGaggttttttgtctttttgatcgcgttctgaaaaccgcatacatcaaagcatgttccatttcaattaccccagaaatgaggtcaaatatatttgcattttgagcgggagtagaaagatcggatcgatatccgattcgccgagacgcatttatgtggcctgatgtaaatggaacagttttaacaaatcagataactatcggatcagagaaaacacatgaagtgaccgggtataaaaaggccctaagatgGTGAAGCCCAAGTCATTTAGAGAAGACTTTTATATCCTTGAACATATACACTCTAACAGAAGGGGCTTGTTCTCCCATTTACTATTTAGATAAGGAAAGAACAGAGAAGAAGCACGCTAGAGGGATATCACCAATCGTTTTTGATAGAAGTGGAAGCTCAGCTTCAGAATCGTGCACAGGTATTAAAATAATCCCCAATAATTTAGTTTTGCATATTTAAGCTCATGCACTAATTAACTAATTATCAGTTATGGAACAGGTGAAAGTCTTTTGTCTGATTTTGACCGATTAACAGTGTAAGCTGACCTGCTACTGCCTGGGTAACAGTGTAGGTTCAGAGCATGGAATGATTGATTAAACAACATCCGGTGAAGAAACAAAGATCGTCACGTACGAGAACGAGAGTCTGTCATTATAGACACGTGAaggttttgttctgtttattctttttatctGAAGTGTAGGTCCCTTGTCATTCATTGGCAGAGCAGGTCAGATTAGAGAGCAGAATGAATACAATCACGTCAACACGCATCTGTTATGATCCACCTGGTATAGTGTCAATTTCCAACAACAAAACttaatgctgtgtgttttaAGCAATGATTTACTGTCACTTTTTGCTCCATAATTTTATGTTGGACAAGATTGTAtgcaagaaaaataaagaatgcaTTCAGGTTTAGTTTACCGAATCAGCTGAAAGGCTCCGCACGCCAAGTTCATTGCCATTCTGGCTCTTGGTAGTCAGCCTACATTTTCTGTAGCCATTGTATTTCTGTTATAGCAGGACATTAACTCTTAGTGTTTGCTGCCTTCAGGGTCTGAAAAGAAGCACGAAAAGCTGTCATCGTCCGTTCGTGCTGTGAGAAAAGGTAAGAAATCCCCACAAGGAACACTTGAAAGAAAGCTGCAGACATGGTCGAAAAAGCTTTGTGTCCtcaaggtcttttttttttttttttttctccatcgtCATTAACAGATCAAACCAGCAAGCTGAAGTACATCCTGAGGGAGGCCAGGTACTTCCTGATTAAGAGCAACAACCATGAGAATGTTTCTCTCGCCAAGGCTaaggtgtgtattttgtgacGTTTTGTGGTCATATAGCCTTATATCTGTAAAGAGACGAGATTACATcagtaaataaagagaaataaacgaACAGCATGTCGTTCGCTCCACCTCCAGGGGGTGTGGTCGACCCTGCCCGTGAACGAAAGGAAGTTGAACGCAGCGTTCCGCTCGGCTAAAAGCGTCATCCTCGTCTTCTCTGTCAGGGAGAGCGGCAAATTTCAAGGTGAGATTTTAAAggataaatgaacattttttttttattttttctgaataTTCTATTTCAGTAAATACAACAGGTAACATTACATACTCGAGATTGATTTCAAAATTTTGTCACTCTGCTCCGGTTCTCTTCAGGTTTTGCTCGACTCTCGTCCGAGTCTCATCACGGAGGTTCTCCCATCCACTGGGTGCTGCCTGCAGGCATGAATGCCAAGATGCTTGGAGGAGTCTTTAAAATCGACTGGATATGCAGGTAGCTTTGACTTTTATACATACACCCCTTCATGTAGGATATAAACTATTTCTCTTTTCCAGTCTCAATGCGAGTGTTCAACCTTCTTGTTCATGCACGTTTCAGGCGGGAGTTACCTTTTACGAAGTCAGCACACCTTACCAACTCGTGGAACGAGCACAAGCCTGTGAAGATCGGACGTGACGGGCAGGTCAGTCCTCTAcatctctgcctctctctgatCCCTTAATGgtggttttaaaataaacatgcttCCTATTTATAGTATTAAAGAcagggtctctgttgtttgaaagccaatgttgacatataaaatcaccaaaacaaacacattcctaacccaaacgggtcccacccctgtattgatagctccgcccacacatacatacgtaacccaggcaactaatggaaagaaatgtgtctttatcatagctgaaggaaagaacaatatgattgcagataaacaaacaagcaaaaatgacacacaagcataatcatgtaaaggacaaaggcatatattagttctgtgtaacaaagcaaaaccaacgttactcacctgtcgagaaggaaaaaagcgcctcggcgtcttaagtaaagtcggccacatattcacagattggagtttcccgagtcgataactcctcaGCTAaaagctgttactacacaaaacgcattgtagctgcctctctacattactacgatagaaaagaggtgttatttgtgtagtaacagcgtttagctcaggagttattgactcggggaaactccaacctgtgaatatgtggccaacttcctgctccttcagttctctccagcgctggaaagctgatcctatattaacacgtcctacttcttgccttatcgtaagtctttctgcgctttctttcattgtttttatccACCGTGtaaatgttaaaaccgctttctgctaatgtcaccaTAATgtcacatattgacaagacacgcccctttctgctcattggttacacgtttttgttttttgtttatttttagtttttgttttttaaacgtatctaaaaaataattgtttatttttgtttagatttcatACGTATTATTCTattacatctttttttcttaactggaaaaaagaaatgtagaTTTAGATTATGAATATTTGTCTGCAGGTATTTATACAGGctttttaatcagttttatgTATAACGTCTGTGCACAGCAAATGTTATCATTGTAGTCCGTATGTAAAAGGTggctcttttatttttacagtaatgatttttgcatgaccgtgttttttaaaattcttcatTTCCATCTTGTTTTACGGATGCAGGAGATTGAGACGAACTGTGGCCTGCAGCTGTGCCTGCTCTTCCCTCCGGACGAGAGCATTGACTTGTATCAGGTTATTCACAAAATGCGCCACAAGAGGAGGACGCACTCGGAGCCTCGTTCCCGGGGCCGTCCCCCGCACAGAGAGCCCGCCCCACGAGACCTGGGAAGGTTAGAAATGTTCTTTGGACTGCTAGTGCGCACATGTGTCACATGACGGGCCGAAGGGAGCGTGTTGTTGTTTCCTTCTTCCTGCTCGGCATCCTCGATTCCTCAGAGAAGAGCCTCAAAACGAGCCGGCCAGAGCTCACCGGAGCCTTCACGTCCAGCGGCTggctgtgttttgttgttgctgtttaaTGTACCTGCTGATATGTCCTTTTAAAAGAAGCGTAACAGTTAAAAGCGTAAAAtgatcccttttttttttccattcttctttttttttttaaatgaatgaatgtacggTAATTTGTTAAACATCCCAATGTAACTCCTTATTCACTTCAAACTGACCGTAGTTCAGTTAACATTTTCTGTAGCGGTAGCAATAAGGTGCATTCTCTTTTGTAGatgtgtttaaatttttttttccccaaaagcCTTTTCTTTCAGGAAATTCCATGAAGGATAGCCCCAGTCATAAATGGGACTATTTAAAGGAGCCGTAATGTATAAGCAGAAGATGGCGCATCCGTATGAGAGGCAGAGAGCGTTGATCGTttaaaacgaaaaaaaaaaaaagagaaaaattctTTCAAGAAGAGAATATTTTGGGACTCTTTCAATGGTTTTTCCAGTCGTGTCCAAAAACAGCTCGGACGGGCGTTCTTTTGAATATTGATAGATGCGTGTGCAGAGCGTAGCAGAAAGgagtgagagaaggaaagagagcgAGAAACAGAGAGAGCCAGGGAATGAGGCAAGCTGAGCGTGTTCTACTAGCAAGTTCCCGGGGAGAGATAGGCCAGTTCTGTCGCTACATCATGCAATGCCAATGGACTGAAATGATGCCAGGGACTGTCCCTTTTTATAGCATTGCTGTGTATGAACTTTCAAAATGTGCCTGAAATGAGCTCATATTTACTCAACtccaaacacagaaaaacaaacagcccCCCAAAAAAggactgaacaaacacacaaaaaacctaCCTGTGTAAAGGAAGTTTGATGGTTTTCAGCCTCTGATCCACTAAACCCCAACCCTTACTCAAGGACTGTGGATGTTTatcatggcaaaaaaaaaatccctcccCTTTTTCCTGATCCCTTTAAGAAtactcctccctgtctcccAGCTGGTGGTAGGTAGGCTGTCATGTTCAAATCAACCCTGACGGACTGAGCTGGTGTAGGGCAGCAGCACACCCCTGTCTCCTCCTCATCTCCCCCTCCCTTTCACTCAGGTTCCACTGAGGCTTCCATGGACTGCGTACCACAAAGAGAAGCACTTGGGAGGGGGTTCAACATGGGGGTTATTTCAAGTGGCTGGAGCTCCTGTTTTATCctatttttgtttgattttatatgGACTGCATCACACCTTATTGCACCCCTTCTTCTGCCTTACCAGTCCGATCAAGTAAAATGTGTTTACCAGGCCGTATACGGCTAAAGAGTAAGCTGGACTGTTATATGAACTTTTGCTATCATAAATATTTGCCAGCGTTAACAGTCACAAAACTACAAGAAAGCGGTATGTCACACTTTCAAACAgaattcttttcctttttttgctttacttTATTGGTTATTCTGGGTCTGACGTTTTGGGTGGCTTTTAGGAGCCAGAAAGTCATTTTCTAGAGTAATTATTAGGTAAAGTCGGAAAGTGCGCCGGACAGCACGTTTATACACGTTCATTATTACACTAACTCTAACTTAACACGTGTCTGACGTGACCTGTTGTAATCACAAACTGACATTTATGCCTAAAACATGATCATATTCTGTGGtgagagcttcagacacaaaaaACACTCGTTTACTGGACCGGATTCACTGCGAAACAGGTTGCaataacaaatgtttttatatagaTCTA includes the following:
- the ythdc1 gene encoding YTH domain-containing protein 1 isoform X1 — its product is MAVDRRDDKDGELNVLEDILTDAPDQDDELYNPESEHDLNEKKGSKRKNEHGESHDAKRLRSSGHSTRQPVKRSVLSSRSIGKKMTSLRGRHHPDDFYEERKNHSGRGRASRPELSKGHSRDHQRRIKPLIPELNEKLRRTSEESVGRVSHSSKEDEEEGRSDEYASEHETGSSAGSSEGNRSDGEEEEVMEDDDEDGEKGPDEDEEDVEGEDGEEEDEDYELEDGDQQEGNEQNDYDTRSEASDSQSESVSFSEGESVHSASGSEASDKERTEKKHARGISPIVFDRSGSSASESCTGSEKKHEKLSSSVRAVRKDQTSKLKYILREARYFLIKSNNHENVSLAKAKGVWSTLPVNERKLNAAFRSAKSVILVFSVRESGKFQGFARLSSESHHGGSPIHWVLPAGMNAKMLGGVFKIDWICRRELPFTKSAHLTNSWNEHKPVKIGRDGQEIETNCGLQLCLLFPPDESIDLYQVIHKMRHKRRTHSEPRSRGRPPHREPAPRDLGRRRPEEYDMHNRKRPRIDYPPEFPQRPGFMQDPRNQPVDRRFSGVRRDVFLNGSYNDYMREFHHTIGPPPPWQGMAPYPGMDQPPHHPYYQHHPPPPQTHPPYSGHHPMPHDARFREKRVVRSFSSSLHDYDMRVDDFLRRTQAVVSGRRSRPRERERQRERERPRDARRERERERGRERDRDRDRIRDRDREKERGRYRR
- the ythdc1 gene encoding YTH domain-containing protein 1 isoform X2; translation: MAVDRRDDKDGELNVLEDILTDAPDQDDELYNPESEHDLNEKKGSKRKNEHGESHDAKRLRSSGHSTRQPVKRSVLSSRSIGKKMTSLRGRHHPDDFYEERKNHSGRGRASRPELSKGHSRDHQRRIKPLIPELNEKLRRTSEESVGRVSHSSKEDEEEGRSDEYASEHETGSSAGSSEGNRSDGEEEEVMEDDDEDGEKGPDEDEEDVEGEDGEEEDEDYELEDGDQQEGNEQNDYDTRSEASDSQSESVSFSEGESVHSASGSEASGSEKKHEKLSSSVRAVRKDQTSKLKYILREARYFLIKSNNHENVSLAKAKGVWSTLPVNERKLNAAFRSAKSVILVFSVRESGKFQGFARLSSESHHGGSPIHWVLPAGMNAKMLGGVFKIDWICRRELPFTKSAHLTNSWNEHKPVKIGRDGQEIETNCGLQLCLLFPPDESIDLYQVIHKMRHKRRTHSEPRSRGRPPHREPAPRDLGRRRPEEYDMHNRKRPRIDYPPEFPQRPGFMQDPRNQPVDRRFSGVRRDVFLNGSYNDYMREFHHTIGPPPPWQGMAPYPGMDQPPHHPYYQHHPPPPQTHPPYSGHHPMPHDARFREKRVVRSFSSSLHDYDMRVDDFLRRTQAVVSGRRSRPRERERQRERERPRDARRERERERGRERDRDRDRIRDRDREKERGRYRR